The Methanobacterium sp. BAmetb5 genome includes a region encoding these proteins:
- the cobI gene encoding precorrin-2 C(20)-methyltransferase, with protein MNNSKGKLIGIGVGPGNPDLLTVKAVKTLESVPVICSPKSSKNKPSVALSIVQGILNGRDNEYKVIEPLFPMIEDKKALKSYWNGAAQLIAKELDEGRNVSFITLGDPSIYSTFSYVASIIGEQGYSVEMIPGITSFTGCAASAGITLGEKDEIILVVPKVDERLGELLEHADTAVVMKTSRHSLMLEELIDRDPREKKVLSVQNCGMEDEEIFEGFAKNGKYLSTTIVKFSDSNVPENR; from the coding sequence ATGAATAACAGTAAAGGTAAACTCATTGGTATTGGTGTGGGTCCGGGAAACCCTGATTTACTCACAGTTAAGGCAGTGAAAACACTGGAAAGTGTTCCAGTTATTTGTTCACCCAAGTCATCGAAAAATAAACCAAGTGTGGCTCTTTCCATAGTCCAGGGAATATTAAATGGTCGGGATAATGAATATAAGGTTATCGAACCTCTTTTCCCAATGATTGAGGATAAAAAAGCCCTTAAAAGTTATTGGAATGGTGCTGCACAGTTAATCGCCAAGGAATTGGATGAAGGCCGGAATGTTTCCTTTATAACTTTGGGAGACCCATCAATTTACAGCACGTTCTCCTATGTGGCCAGCATAATCGGGGAACAGGGTTATTCTGTGGAGATGATACCGGGCATAACCTCGTTTACCGGCTGCGCTGCCAGTGCAGGTATCACCCTGGGTGAAAAGGATGAAATAATCCTGGTGGTTCCCAAGGTGGACGAGCGGCTGGGAGAACTTTTGGAGCACGCTGACACTGCGGTGGTCATGAAGACCTCCCGTCATTCTTTGATGTTGGAAGAACTCATTGATAGGGATCCCCGGGAAAAGAAGGTCCTTTCTGTTCAAAACTGTGGTATGGAAGATGAGGAGATCTTCGAGGGATTTGCTAAAAATGGGAAGTACCTGTCCACAACCATAGTCAAGTTCAGTGACTCTAACGTCCCTGAAAACCGGTGA
- a CDS encoding DUF447 domain-containing protein produces MTLNLYSLNMEKGIHYEGIVTTVNEDGTPNAAPMGVICKGPDQVVLRLHEGSRTIANVKRDQKFYVNLSRDPLLFTYSLIGEASNLDFVEEPYGFSLKNADASFFGEVHHEKNIVKENDAMGENITIMFHSRVTNVKQQKMESEPLSRAICGVLEALVNLSRVRKVSSVKKQEYADRMKEISRVVSHVGGPGHKKAIELIENEFALRIKE; encoded by the coding sequence ATGACGTTAAATTTATATTCATTGAACATGGAGAAGGGAATCCACTACGAAGGCATTGTAACTACGGTTAACGAGGATGGAACACCAAATGCGGCTCCTATGGGAGTAATTTGTAAGGGCCCGGACCAGGTGGTCCTTCGGTTACACGAAGGGTCACGCACTATTGCCAATGTGAAAAGGGACCAGAAGTTCTATGTCAATTTATCCCGGGATCCACTACTTTTCACTTATTCCCTTATAGGCGAAGCATCTAACCTTGATTTTGTGGAAGAACCCTACGGATTTTCCCTGAAAAATGCCGATGCCTCCTTTTTCGGCGAAGTACACCATGAGAAGAACATTGTAAAGGAAAATGATGCCATGGGTGAGAATATCACCATAATGTTCCACTCCAGGGTCACGAATGTAAAGCAGCAAAAAATGGAATCCGAACCGTTGAGCAGGGCTATATGTGGGGTACTTGAGGCTCTTGTAAACTTGAGCCGGGTTAGAAAGGTTTCATCTGTGAAAAAGCAGGAATATGCTGATAGGATGAAGGAGATATCCCGGGTGGTAAGCCACGTAGGGGGACCGGGGCATAAAAAGGCAATTGAACTAATTGAAAATGAATTTGCACTGAGAATTAAGGAATGA
- a CDS encoding alpha/beta fold hydrolase: MLEPHYHVVKDFQFESGEMIPEMKLEYATQGIKKVDDEGNITNAFIYLHGWSGDFSSVMNLESVIGPGKAIDTSQFYVISPTALGAPGSFSPSTSGLRTKFPQYTIKDMIRAHYQLLTGGLGIKHVRGIMGTSMGGFQVLNWALQYPDFMDFLILNGTSDRITNRMYGVYHLMNQIIAADPGYEEGNYAHNPTDAMEKSAYLSYLWSLSPANYEECFQTRREFTDGVEDRKKDSLDWDANDIIWRNKALLGHDLGKRISKISIPALILAINQDQIVDFNYSVLPMHEAMDNSQLFHYDSIWGHYGCTKDIAKTEVAIKKFMELI; the protein is encoded by the coding sequence TTGCTTGAACCGCACTATCATGTTGTAAAAGATTTCCAGTTTGAATCAGGGGAAATGATCCCGGAAATGAAACTGGAATACGCCACACAGGGGATTAAAAAGGTGGATGATGAGGGTAACATCACCAATGCCTTTATTTATCTCCATGGTTGGAGTGGAGACTTCTCTTCTGTAATGAACCTGGAAAGTGTAATAGGGCCGGGTAAAGCTATAGATACCAGCCAGTTCTACGTGATAAGCCCCACAGCTCTCGGGGCGCCGGGGTCTTTCAGTCCCTCCACCTCGGGCCTCCGGACAAAATTCCCACAATACACAATAAAAGATATGATACGTGCCCATTATCAACTGCTGACTGGTGGACTGGGAATAAAACATGTAAGGGGGATTATGGGCACGTCTATGGGTGGTTTCCAGGTTTTGAACTGGGCACTGCAGTACCCGGATTTTATGGATTTTTTGATACTCAATGGAACCAGTGACCGAATCACCAACCGGATGTACGGGGTGTACCATCTCATGAACCAGATCATAGCCGCTGATCCGGGGTATGAGGAGGGGAACTATGCGCACAACCCCACTGATGCCATGGAGAAATCAGCTTACCTCAGCTATCTCTGGTCTTTGTCTCCGGCCAATTATGAGGAGTGTTTCCAGACCCGGAGGGAATTTACAGATGGAGTGGAAGATAGGAAGAAGGATTCCCTGGATTGGGATGCAAATGATATTATTTGGAGAAACAAAGCCCTTTTAGGGCATGATTTGGGTAAAAGAATCTCTAAAATCAGTATTCCTGCACTGATCCTGGCCATAAACCAGGACCAGATAGTTGATTTCAATTACAGTGTCCTTCCTATGCATGAGGCCATGGATAATTCACAACTTTTCCACTATGACTCTATATGGGGACATTATGGTTGTACCAAAGACATTGCAAAAACAGAAGTGGCCATTAAAAAGTTCATGGAATTGATTTAA
- a CDS encoding V4R domain-containing protein, with product MATTETKGRIKIFSTRNGVNIIQSPIKAQILSILKEGGQSGSQIVSSTKRSKSTISAHLQDLEDAGIIDWIIDPDDRRRKIYFINSKFLGDVSPNHEMEDHVNTLLEEYVTQSNDPFDFFRYMFRTIRVALLDEGINIDPILHNAGMKVGKTFYKKLEGESLNALIQNIASFWETNNLGNIEVKSINPLIIQAYDCFECEDLPKLGRPACAFDSGVLEGIFSNFFDQEVEVEETKCYAQGDDYCQFLIKPLKTNEE from the coding sequence ATGGCTACCACTGAGACTAAAGGCCGTATCAAAATATTTTCCACTAGAAATGGAGTAAATATAATTCAAAGCCCCATTAAAGCCCAAATTCTCTCCATTCTAAAAGAAGGAGGCCAGAGTGGATCCCAGATTGTGTCTTCCACCAAAAGATCCAAGTCCACCATCTCGGCCCACCTGCAGGACCTGGAAGATGCCGGCATAATAGACTGGATAATAGACCCTGACGACCGCCGACGGAAGATTTACTTTATCAACTCTAAATTCCTGGGAGATGTATCCCCCAACCATGAAATGGAAGACCACGTGAACACCCTCCTCGAAGAATACGTCACCCAATCCAATGACCCCTTCGACTTCTTCCGCTACATGTTCCGGACCATAAGGGTGGCTTTACTCGATGAAGGCATAAACATTGACCCCATACTCCACAATGCCGGTATGAAAGTGGGTAAAACATTCTACAAGAAATTAGAGGGTGAAAGTTTAAACGCCCTCATCCAGAATATCGCCTCATTCTGGGAAACCAACAATCTGGGGAACATCGAAGTAAAAAGTATAAATCCCCTTATAATACAGGCCTATGACTGTTTTGAATGTGAAGACCTGCCAAAACTCGGAAGACCCGCCTGTGCATTCGATTCTGGCGTGCTCGAAGGTATTTTCTCCAATTTCTTTGACCAGGAAGTGGAGGTTGAGGAAACAAAGTGTTATGCCCAGGGAGATGATTACTGCCAGTTCCTAATCAAACCTTTAAAGACAAATGAAGAGTGA
- a CDS encoding FprA family A-type flavoprotein — protein sequence MKAESEKIGEGVYWVGVLDWDIRKYHGYTLNGTTYNAYLVFGDDKVALIDNAYPGNYQELMARVEDAFGKEGKEVNVDVIVQNHVEKDHSGVLPELHKKFPDAPIYCTKIAVKGLLKHFPSLEGANFVEVGTGDALELGGKTLAFLDAFLLHWPDSMFTLLVEEGILFPNDAFGQHLCYPQRYDHEIPEYLLLEGAQKFYANLITPLSKLVLKKFQEVTDLGLLEQIKMIAPAHGQIWTDPLKVIGAYSAWATGECPDKITIIYDTMHQSTQKMAHAVAEGVMSEGVDVKLYFLHEDERSEIVKDILDSKAIALGAPTIYDEPYPSVGDLVYYLRGLRFNRTGRERLALTFGSMGGKGGAPESLARDLSECGFKVMDQYEIYYVPDADELEKCFQAGKKLAQEIKKE from the coding sequence ATGAAAGCAGAGTCAGAGAAAATTGGTGAAGGCGTGTACTGGGTAGGAGTTCTGGACTGGGACATCAGAAAGTACCATGGATACACCTTAAACGGAACTACCTACAACGCTTACCTTGTATTCGGCGACGATAAAGTGGCTTTAATTGACAATGCCTACCCTGGAAATTACCAGGAGCTCATGGCCCGGGTGGAAGACGCCTTCGGGAAAGAAGGCAAGGAAGTTAATGTGGATGTTATAGTTCAGAACCACGTGGAAAAAGACCACAGTGGAGTTTTACCCGAGTTACACAAAAAATTCCCGGACGCACCAATTTACTGTACTAAAATCGCAGTTAAAGGTTTACTGAAACATTTCCCCTCACTGGAGGGTGCCAATTTTGTGGAAGTGGGCACGGGCGATGCACTGGAACTGGGCGGAAAAACCCTGGCCTTTCTGGATGCATTCCTCCTGCACTGGCCCGATAGCATGTTCACCTTACTGGTGGAAGAAGGCATACTATTCCCCAACGATGCCTTCGGACAGCACCTGTGCTACCCCCAGCGATACGACCATGAAATACCAGAATATCTGCTGCTGGAGGGCGCCCAGAAATTCTACGCCAACCTCATAACTCCCTTATCCAAACTGGTACTTAAAAAATTCCAGGAAGTAACTGACCTGGGACTCCTGGAGCAGATTAAAATGATTGCCCCGGCCCACGGACAGATCTGGACCGACCCCCTGAAGGTAATCGGAGCCTACAGTGCCTGGGCCACTGGTGAATGCCCGGATAAGATCACTATAATCTACGACACCATGCACCAGTCCACCCAGAAAATGGCCCATGCCGTAGCTGAAGGGGTAATGAGCGAAGGAGTAGATGTTAAACTGTATTTCCTGCACGAGGACGAGAGAAGTGAAATCGTGAAGGATATCCTGGACAGTAAGGCCATAGCCCTGGGCGCACCCACAATTTATGATGAACCTTACCCCAGTGTGGGGGACCTGGTGTACTACCTGCGGGGTTTAAGATTCAACCGAACCGGGAGGGAGAGACTGGCACTAACTTTCGGTTCCATGGGTGGTAAAGGAGGAGCCCCAGAATCCCTGGCTCGGGACCTTTCGGAATGTGGGTTCAAGGTAATGGACCAGTACGAAATTTATTACGTCCCTGATGCTGATGAACTGGAAAAATGCTTCCAGGCAGGTAAAAAGCTTGCTCAGGAAATAAAAAAGGAATAA
- a CDS encoding ferritin family protein: MDLINEHEVGICKGTDLEKLVAANFNGETQEVGMYLAMARMAQREGFPEVAEVLKTMAWEEAEHASHFAEMNAVIKPTLKENLEMMLEGETMANKEKKDAAKKAKECDIDPAHDFFDESSRDEARHARMLKGILERYF; encoded by the coding sequence ATGGATTTGATAAACGAACACGAAGTAGGAATCTGTAAGGGAACTGACTTGGAAAAACTGGTAGCGGCAAATTTCAATGGTGAAACCCAGGAAGTGGGAATGTACCTGGCCATGGCCAGAATGGCCCAGAGGGAAGGATTCCCTGAAGTGGCTGAAGTATTAAAAACCATGGCTTGGGAGGAAGCTGAACACGCCTCACACTTTGCTGAAATGAATGCTGTGATCAAGCCCACCCTCAAGGAAAACCTGGAAATGATGCTGGAAGGGGAAACCATGGCCAACAAAGAGAAAAAAGATGCAGCAAAAAAGGCCAAGGAATGTGATATCGACCCGGCCCATGATTTCTTCGATGAAAGCTCCCGTGATGAAGCCCGCCACGCCCGGATGTTAAAAGGAATATTGGAGAGGTACTTTTAA
- a CDS encoding FAD-dependent oxidoreductase, translated as MKIVIIGGGAGGLSTASNIRKLDKNAKITVITRDENIAYSPCAIPYVLSGQVDHFKDIIMHQPEDYLERDIEVITQAEVFEVSSEEKTIKYNRIDPLSRIPSEESVELPYDYLVIATGGAPITPPIEGTDLEGVFKIRTIKDGETIKKWAQKSKKVVVVGAGLIGLEMAFGLKKMGLDVTINEMLPQIVPRSLDPSMALIVQKYLEKEGIKVILGKGMEKITGKEKVEGVVYEDESFEADMVIMATGVRPETKLAKMAGCELGRWAVKVNEKMQTSVPSVYAVGDCVEVVDAITGHPTQSPLGSTAVRQAKIASRNITGVGAEFKPVLNAMVSKIGELEFGSVGLTESFAIQNGMEVISGKSRALTKARYYPGAKRIDVMMVCNPHGRIIGCQIIAKERVAERVDTMALAIAKNVTCQELSTTEFSYAPPVSMVIDPIILAAEAACEKLKNSLKNK; from the coding sequence ATGAAAATTGTAATAATCGGAGGAGGGGCAGGCGGACTGTCCACTGCTTCAAACATAAGAAAATTAGATAAAAACGCCAAAATAACTGTTATTACCAGGGATGAGAACATTGCTTACTCACCCTGCGCCATTCCTTACGTTCTCTCTGGTCAGGTCGACCACTTTAAAGACATCATCATGCACCAGCCCGAAGACTACTTAGAGCGGGATATTGAAGTTATAACCCAGGCCGAGGTATTTGAAGTTTCCAGTGAGGAAAAAACCATCAAATACAATAGAATAGACCCTCTTTCCAGAATTCCATCAGAAGAATCTGTGGAATTACCCTACGACTACTTGGTTATAGCCACGGGAGGGGCACCCATAACTCCACCCATTGAAGGAACTGATTTAGAAGGAGTATTTAAAATCAGGACCATTAAAGACGGTGAAACCATAAAAAAATGGGCCCAAAAAAGTAAAAAAGTTGTGGTGGTGGGGGCCGGGCTTATTGGACTGGAAATGGCCTTCGGCCTCAAGAAAATGGGACTGGATGTCACCATTAACGAGATGTTGCCCCAGATAGTCCCCCGATCACTGGACCCCAGTATGGCCCTGATAGTCCAGAAGTACCTGGAAAAGGAGGGCATAAAGGTTATCCTGGGCAAAGGTATGGAAAAAATCACCGGAAAAGAAAAAGTAGAAGGAGTTGTCTATGAAGATGAGTCCTTTGAGGCGGACATGGTTATAATGGCCACCGGAGTGCGGCCAGAAACTAAACTGGCCAAGATGGCTGGTTGTGAACTGGGAAGGTGGGCGGTTAAAGTCAATGAGAAAATGCAAACCTCAGTCCCCAGTGTTTATGCCGTGGGCGACTGTGTAGAAGTGGTGGACGCCATCACTGGTCATCCCACCCAGTCTCCCCTGGGTTCTACCGCAGTGAGGCAGGCCAAAATTGCCTCCCGAAATATTACCGGTGTGGGTGCCGAGTTCAAACCAGTTTTAAATGCAATGGTATCCAAAATTGGTGAACTGGAATTCGGTTCAGTGGGGTTAACCGAGTCCTTTGCCATACAAAACGGAATGGAAGTTATATCTGGTAAAAGCCGGGCCTTAACCAAGGCACGTTACTATCCCGGTGCAAAAAGAATCGATGTGATGATGGTGTGCAACCCCCATGGAAGAATCATTGGCTGCCAGATTATTGCCAAAGAAAGAGTCGCCGAACGGGTGGATACCATGGCTCTGGCCATTGCCAAAAATGTCACCTGCCAGGAACTTTCCACCACTGAATTTTCCTATGCACCACCAGTTTCCATGGTAATTGACCCCATAATTCTGGCGGCAGAAGCTGCCTGTGAAAAACTGAAAAATTCCCTTAAAAACAAGTAA
- a CDS encoding site-2 protease family protein, whose product MDVLLYYAIFFVSIYILAILFRDKLKVDVYGPILMRRTKKMRGWIDYIANLSPKFWRWSMNIGIPITVLGMAFMVYTIILSLEVMFQKPTTALLLPGVDIPGSPIFIPIFAGIIALILLMVVHEFGHGILARAQGVGIKSIGVILLAVLPGAFVELDEEDVEKAKRSVKLRIYAAGSMFNLGLAAIAWVVVIILTSSFIPYAFQSDGLKIISVTPNGPSEGILQEGMIVTSINGYSVDNRNAYTELIMNKTKPGDQMTYVTDKGTYTITATGQPSNQSIAYPGTRSETHLVVKPEVAQNFGEIIPWSLYNLTDVCYWIYALNLMVGLFNLLPMKPLDGGHIFEELLRYKVPENITGTIVSSVSWVMIAIVALLIIYGTVPGIMQMF is encoded by the coding sequence TTGGACGTTTTATTATACTATGCTATTTTCTTTGTTTCTATCTACATATTAGCGATTTTATTTAGAGATAAGTTGAAAGTAGATGTTTATGGGCCCATTCTTATGAGAAGGACCAAAAAAATGAGAGGATGGATAGATTACATTGCCAATTTAAGTCCCAAATTCTGGCGTTGGAGTATGAATATTGGTATTCCCATCACGGTCTTAGGTATGGCTTTCATGGTGTACACCATAATATTATCCCTAGAAGTCATGTTCCAGAAACCAACAACTGCTCTGCTTTTACCGGGAGTGGATATACCGGGATCTCCTATATTTATCCCCATTTTCGCTGGAATCATTGCTTTAATTCTGTTGATGGTGGTCCACGAATTTGGACATGGGATACTGGCCAGGGCCCAGGGAGTAGGAATCAAATCAATTGGAGTGATATTACTGGCAGTACTGCCCGGTGCATTCGTGGAACTAGATGAAGAAGATGTTGAAAAAGCCAAAAGATCTGTTAAACTACGCATATACGCTGCAGGATCCATGTTTAACTTGGGACTGGCTGCAATTGCATGGGTGGTGGTGATTATTCTCACATCCTCATTTATACCCTATGCATTCCAATCAGACGGACTAAAAATCATAAGTGTTACCCCCAACGGCCCTTCTGAGGGAATACTCCAGGAAGGCATGATTGTAACCAGTATTAATGGATATTCGGTTGATAATCGAAATGCTTACACCGAACTAATCATGAACAAAACAAAACCCGGGGATCAAATGACTTATGTCACTGATAAGGGCACATATACCATAACAGCAACTGGCCAGCCTTCAAATCAATCAATAGCTTATCCTGGAACACGTAGCGAAACGCATCTTGTGGTTAAACCGGAGGTGGCCCAAAACTTTGGTGAAATAATTCCCTGGTCCCTGTACAACCTCACTGATGTGTGTTACTGGATTTACGCCTTGAATTTAATGGTGGGCCTGTTTAACCTCCTCCCAATGAAGCCCCTTGATGGAGGACATATATTTGAGGAACTGCTGCGATACAAAGTACCGGAAAACATTACTGGAACAATAGTTTCCAGTGTTTCTTGGGTCATGATTGCAATTGTAGCACTCTTAATTATCTACGGAACAGTCCCCGGGATAATGCAGATGTTTTAA
- the glp gene encoding gephyrin-like molybdotransferase Glp — translation MFLSKLMAASEAQKLINSCLEKSRIEEIPLEEANQRVIAQEITSYLNSPPFNRSAMDGYAIVAEDSFGHSENNPFQLKLVGNILAGQRSGHELKPGEAIKIATGAPIPSGASAVVMEEYTHEEGDTITVETSVVPGENISPFGEDFKQGEQVLKEGRLLGPAELAIIASAGYDRVKVFKKPKIAVIITGSELVMPTRDIEGPEVINSNHFTLKSMVESCLSTPDMFHSIDNAQQVEQLFKKLLNEYDALITTGGTAISKGDVVVDVAQKLGEVPIHGVSLRPGKPFGFAQIQGKPVFMLSGFPVAAMVQFDVFVREALLKMQGLTRELLVIRKKAARKIPSTLGRTDYIRARIEGPLVRPLKIKGSGIIKSMVDSDSYIIIPENLEGIEEGEECQVLPYHSLKA, via the coding sequence ATGTTTCTGTCTAAACTTATGGCCGCTAGTGAGGCCCAAAAACTCATTAACAGTTGCTTGGAAAAGAGCAGAATAGAAGAAATTCCACTGGAAGAAGCCAATCAGAGAGTGATTGCCCAGGAAATTACCAGTTATTTAAATTCACCTCCCTTCAACCGTTCAGCCATGGATGGCTACGCTATAGTGGCCGAAGATAGTTTCGGACACTCTGAGAACAACCCTTTCCAGTTGAAGTTAGTGGGCAATATACTGGCCGGGCAGAGATCAGGACATGAACTTAAACCAGGTGAGGCCATTAAAATAGCCACTGGGGCGCCAATACCCTCCGGTGCCAGTGCAGTGGTCATGGAAGAGTACACCCATGAAGAAGGAGACACCATCACTGTGGAAACATCAGTGGTGCCCGGTGAAAACATATCCCCGTTCGGAGAGGACTTTAAGCAGGGAGAACAGGTCCTGAAGGAGGGCCGGTTATTGGGACCTGCCGAGCTGGCAATCATCGCTTCAGCAGGTTATGATCGGGTTAAAGTTTTTAAAAAACCTAAAATTGCAGTTATAATAACTGGTAGTGAATTAGTGATGCCCACCAGAGACATTGAAGGGCCAGAGGTTATTAATTCCAACCATTTTACCCTTAAATCCATGGTGGAAAGCTGCCTATCCACCCCCGACATGTTCCACTCCATTGATAATGCTCAACAGGTAGAACAGCTTTTTAAAAAGCTTTTAAACGAGTATGATGCCTTGATCACTACTGGAGGGACTGCGATCAGTAAAGGAGACGTGGTGGTGGATGTGGCCCAAAAATTGGGTGAAGTGCCCATTCACGGAGTGTCTCTAAGGCCAGGTAAACCATTCGGTTTTGCTCAGATCCAGGGCAAACCGGTTTTTATGTTATCCGGTTTTCCAGTGGCAGCTATGGTCCAGTTCGATGTTTTTGTCCGGGAAGCACTTCTTAAAATGCAGGGACTTACCCGGGAACTATTGGTGATCCGTAAAAAAGCAGCGAGGAAAATACCGTCCACTTTAGGTAGAACCGATTACATAAGAGCCAGGATTGAAGGTCCCCTGGTTCGTCCCCTGAAGATTAAAGGTTCTGGAATCATAAAATCAATGGTGGACTCTGATTCTTATATTATAATCCCTGAAAACCTGGAAGGGATTGAAGAAGGAGAGGAGTGCCAGGTTCTCCCTTACCACTCTCTAAAAGCTTAA
- a CDS encoding cadmium resistance transporter codes for METVVILTAISAFISTNLDDIFILAAFFSNSEFEAKNIVLGQYLGFIFLLMASSLAYFAQFFIPFQWISLLGFIPLFIGIKGLIKLWKPKNHDISPENTGINSNQHGRKVGAVALITIINGGDNLGVYMPLFASMDAYGLFITAIIFLVLVGFWCILGFKLVNNRLLRDKIRNYGHQILPLVMITIGLLILLRGWL; via the coding sequence ATGGAAACTGTAGTTATTTTAACCGCAATATCTGCATTTATATCCACGAACCTGGATGATATATTTATTCTCGCTGCATTTTTTTCAAATTCGGAGTTTGAGGCGAAAAATATAGTTTTAGGGCAGTACCTAGGATTTATTTTCCTTTTAATGGCTAGTTCCCTGGCATACTTTGCACAATTCTTCATTCCCTTCCAGTGGATCAGTTTACTGGGATTTATCCCCTTATTTATAGGGATAAAGGGACTTATAAAACTCTGGAAACCAAAAAATCATGATATTTCCCCGGAAAACACTGGTATCAACAGTAACCAACATGGTCGCAAGGTGGGGGCGGTGGCGTTAATCACGATAATTAATGGTGGGGATAATTTAGGGGTTTACATGCCCCTTTTTGCCAGTATGGATGCCTATGGCCTTTTTATAACAGCCATTATCTTCCTGGTCCTGGTGGGGTTCTGGTGCATTTTAGGGTTTAAACTGGTGAACAATCGCCTGTTAAGGGATAAAATTCGGAATTATGGCCATCAAATTCTCCCTTTAGTGATGATAACCATTGGGCTTTTGATTCTGTTAAGAGGATGGTTATAA
- a CDS encoding ABC transporter ATP-binding protein — MIKIDSLSKSFGHIQALENLNLEIKKGELLGIIGPNGAGKTTAIRIICCILQPNSGEVTVGGYSIHHDQIKIKSMIGYLPEEPNLYERFKARELLRYFGELYGVPRDQIEGRIDQLLELVGMSHRADDRINTFSKGLRQRIGIARALIHDPEVIIFDEPTMGLDPATSQAIRNFIKKLKGEKTVILCTHYMHEADLLCDRVAILNQGKILDMGTPKYLKEKIHGDLILQVRVHDPQKIDRNQLMALESVEGVNLDGNQFLISLHSREDIPHIIDVFGSQTIAVNTKEPTLDDVFIQTTQ, encoded by the coding sequence ATGATTAAAATAGATTCCCTAAGCAAGTCTTTTGGACACATCCAGGCACTGGAAAATTTAAACCTGGAAATAAAAAAAGGAGAACTACTGGGGATTATAGGACCTAACGGTGCCGGGAAAACCACAGCCATCCGTATTATATGCTGCATATTGCAACCCAACTCGGGAGAAGTAACCGTGGGGGGTTACAGTATTCATCACGACCAGATCAAGATCAAATCCATGATCGGATACCTGCCGGAGGAACCCAACCTTTACGAACGTTTCAAGGCCCGTGAACTTTTAAGGTACTTTGGAGAGTTGTACGGTGTGCCCCGGGACCAGATTGAGGGGAGGATAGACCAGCTCCTGGAACTGGTGGGGATGAGCCACCGTGCTGATGACCGGATCAACACTTTCTCCAAGGGCCTCCGCCAACGTATTGGTATTGCCCGGGCCCTGATCCACGACCCGGAAGTTATAATTTTTGATGAGCCCACCATGGGTCTGGACCCGGCCACCTCCCAGGCCATACGCAACTTCATAAAAAAACTCAAAGGTGAAAAGACAGTTATCCTCTGCACCCATTACATGCACGAGGCCGACCTGCTATGTGACCGGGTGGCGATTTTGAACCAGGGAAAGATTCTGGACATGGGAACACCCAAATATTTAAAGGAAAAAATACACGGGGACCTGATTCTACAGGTAAGGGTTCATGATCCTCAAAAGATTGACAGAAACCAGTTAATGGCCTTGGAATCAGTGGAAGGAGTAAATCTGGATGGTAACCAGTTTTTGATCTCCCTGCACTCCCGGGAAGATATTCCCCATATAATCGATGTTTTCGGTAGCCAGACCATTGCCGTGAACACTAAAGAACCCACCCTGGACGATGTTTTTATCCAGACCACTCAATAA